Proteins encoded in a region of the Leptolyngbya subtilissima AS-A7 genome:
- a CDS encoding MoaD/ThiS family protein, with product MPESITVTVKLFAIYQEAYGQPEVQWQFSEGATVGAVRDRALAEHPKLEAWRDRTRLGLNLQFVADDTLLKDGDEVVLIPPVSGG from the coding sequence GTGCCAGAGTCCATTACCGTCACCGTCAAGCTCTTTGCCATTTACCAGGAGGCCTACGGCCAGCCCGAGGTGCAGTGGCAGTTTTCAGAGGGGGCCACGGTGGGGGCGGTGCGCGATCGCGCCCTAGCCGAGCATCCCAAGTTGGAGGCTTGGCGCGATCGCACCCGCCTGGGCCTCAACCTTCAGTTTGTAGCCGACGATACTCTGCTAAAAGACGGCGACGAGGTGGTGTTGATCCCTCCCGTGAGCGGCGGCTAG
- a CDS encoding DUF4349 domain-containing protein, giving the protein MDSGTGGNSPEEAALTLLGVNRAILSRITVRSPLLALPVSVLVTWAIAAIAQAIVEPSEFGLGDPMTRSAFLRVHRAQFLAIALGAALVGGCAGVPDIASQQEAMAPESGAVSSDAAPTANQAIAPADAVASDRAKVSEVIEPAPSDIGQPAPQLVKQASLVLVLTDIDAAVDQVQTILQQAQGDMLSLQDHRSPEGTAQQVTLTLRVPQGELDAVLNALRPLGTVQQQSLTAEDVSSQLVDLDARLKNLRQSEAALLKIMERSGEISHVLEVARELSTVRESIERMAAQQQNLKRQVAFSQIYLTLESPVTQVTPLRPVGETLDNTWESATQSVKAFTVSGLKLALWLLAFSPYWVLLAAVGYGGYRLWHHHTAQPEPAEADNS; this is encoded by the coding sequence ATGGACTCTGGCACTGGGGGCAATTCTCCTGAAGAGGCTGCGCTAACGCTCCTTGGCGTCAACCGTGCGATCCTATCAAGAATTACGGTGCGATCGCCCCTGCTCGCTCTACCGGTTTCAGTATTGGTAACTTGGGCGATTGCCGCGATCGCTCAGGCCATAGTAGAGCCATCCGAGTTTGGCTTAGGCGACCCGATGACCCGCTCTGCATTCCTCCGTGTCCATCGTGCTCAGTTTTTAGCGATCGCCCTAGGGGCTGCCCTGGTAGGCGGCTGTGCTGGCGTACCCGATATAGCAAGCCAGCAAGAAGCCATGGCCCCCGAATCCGGTGCAGTGTCGAGCGATGCTGCGCCAACTGCTAACCAGGCGATCGCTCCAGCAGATGCTGTGGCCTCTGATCGAGCCAAGGTTAGCGAAGTTATCGAGCCGGCTCCTAGCGACATTGGGCAGCCTGCGCCTCAGCTGGTCAAGCAGGCCAGCCTGGTGCTGGTGCTAACCGACATTGACGCCGCCGTAGACCAGGTTCAAACCATCCTTCAGCAGGCCCAGGGCGATATGCTGAGTCTGCAAGATCACCGCTCGCCTGAGGGAACGGCTCAGCAGGTGACCTTGACCCTGCGCGTACCCCAGGGCGAATTAGACGCGGTGCTGAACGCCCTCCGTCCCCTGGGAACCGTGCAGCAGCAGTCGCTGACGGCGGAGGATGTGTCGAGCCAGCTAGTCGATCTCGATGCCCGGCTGAAGAATTTGCGTCAGTCTGAAGCTGCTCTGCTGAAAATTATGGAGCGATCGGGGGAAATTTCCCACGTGCTAGAAGTAGCGCGGGAGCTCAGCACCGTGCGCGAGTCGATCGAGCGCATGGCGGCTCAGCAGCAAAACCTCAAACGGCAAGTGGCCTTTTCACAAATTTACCTAACCCTAGAAAGCCCGGTAACTCAAGTAACCCCGCTGCGCCCAGTGGGTGAAACTCTCGACAACACCTGGGAATCGGCAACTCAATCGGTGAAAGCGTTTACCGTTAGCGGGCTAAAGCTAGCGCTCTGGCTGCTGGCCTTTAGCCCCTATTGGGTGTTGCTGGCGGCGGTTGGCTACGGCGGCTATCGGCTGTGGCACCATCACACCGCACAGCCCGAACCGGCTGAGGCAGACAATAGTTAA